In the Camelus ferus isolate YT-003-E chromosome 34, BCGSAC_Cfer_1.0, whole genome shotgun sequence genome, one interval contains:
- the KLRK1 gene encoding LOW QUALITY PROTEIN: NKG2-D type II integral membrane protein (The sequence of the model RefSeq protein was modified relative to this genomic sequence to represent the inferred CDS: deleted 1 base in 1 codon), with protein sequence MMESIRDRWAHHGIEMSKSDNYDPELVKHGASARQKKGRHTSKHGENSSPFSLARSVAVAMAIRFLVTVMLGSAMIINSLFNQGTPDSLTGSYCGPCPKNWICYRNNCYQFSNESKSWYQSQASCMNQNSSLLKIYSREDQDFFKLVKSYHWLGLVQIPANGSWQWEDGSILSANQLTMVKMQNGTCAVYGSNFKAYTENCLNPNTYICMQRSV encoded by the exons ATGATGGAGTCTATCCGAGATCGCTGGGCTCATCACGGCATCG AGATGAGTAAATCTGATAATTATGACCCTGAACTGGTGAAGCATGGTGCTTCTGCCAGGCAGAAAAAGGGAAGACACACAAGCAAACATGGAGAAAACT caTCTCCATTTTCCCTTGCCAGATCC GTTGCTGTAGCCATGGCGATCCGTTTCCTTGTAACGGTAATGCTAGGCAGTGCCATGATCATAAATT CATTATTCAACCAAGGAACTCCGGATTCTCTGACAG GAAGTTACTGTGGTCCATGTCCAAAAAACTGGATATGTTACAGAAATAACTGCTACCAATTTTCTAATGAGAGCAAAAGCTGGTACCAGAGCCAAGCTTCTTGTATGAATCAAAATTCCAGTCTCTTGAAGATATATAGCAGAGAGGACCAG GACTTCTTTAAATTGGTGAAGTCGTATCATTGGCTGGGACTAGTACAAATTCCAGCGAATGgttcctggcagtgggaagaTGGTTCCATTCTCTCGGCTAATCA GCTAACAATGGTTAAAATGCAGAACGGAACATGTGCAGTCTATGGCTCAAATTTTAAAGCTTATACAGAAAATTGCCTAAATCCAAACACATACATCTGCATGCAGAGGAGTGTATAA